Proteins encoded by one window of Vitis riparia cultivar Riparia Gloire de Montpellier isolate 1030 chromosome 11, EGFV_Vit.rip_1.0, whole genome shotgun sequence:
- the LOC117924563 gene encoding 60S acidic ribosomal protein P3-like isoform X2, with protein MGVFTFVCRSSGKEWTAKQMNGDLEESAASTYDLQRKCVQSALSADSSGGVQSSFSYVTPSSGVFQVLIFFCDCWCGGGGGFFGGGGAAAAAPSGGGAPAADAPPAEEKKEEKEESDDDMGFSLFD; from the exons atgggagtCTTCACATTCGTCTGCCGGAGCTCCGGCAAGGAGTGGACCGCGAAGCAGATGAACGGCGATCTCGAAGAGTCCGCGGCCTCCACTTACGATCTGCAGAGGAAGTGCGTTCAGTCTGCTCTCTCCGCCGACTCCTCCGGCGGAGTTCAGTCATCTTTCTCCTACGTCACTCCTTCCTCTGGCGTTTTCCAGGTACTTATATTCTTCT GTGATTGTTGGTGCGGTGGAGGCGGCGGCTTCTTTGGTGGTGGTGGAGCTGCTGCAGCAGCACCTTCTGGGGGAGGGGCACCGGCAGCTGATGCACCTCCAGCTgaggagaaaaaggaagagaaggaagagaGTGATGACGATATGGGATTCTCACTCTTTGATTAG
- the LOC117924563 gene encoding 60S acidic ribosomal protein P3-like isoform X1: MGVFTFVCRSSGKEWTAKQMNGDLEESAASTYDLQRKCVQSALSADSSGGVQSSFSYVTPSSGVFQVIVGAVEAAASLVVVELLQQHLLGEGHRQLMHLQLRRKRKRRKRVMTIWDSHSLISATLYTQVFILWPNISRTFCIWVFQVG; encoded by the exons atgggagtCTTCACATTCGTCTGCCGGAGCTCCGGCAAGGAGTGGACCGCGAAGCAGATGAACGGCGATCTCGAAGAGTCCGCGGCCTCCACTTACGATCTGCAGAGGAAGTGCGTTCAGTCTGCTCTCTCCGCCGACTCCTCCGGCGGAGTTCAGTCATCTTTCTCCTACGTCACTCCTTCCTCTGGCGTTTTCCAG GTGATTGTTGGTGCGGTGGAGGCGGCGGCTTCTTTGGTGGTGGTGGAGCTGCTGCAGCAGCACCTTCTGGGGGAGGGGCACCGGCAGCTGATGCACCTCCAGCTgaggagaaaaaggaagagaaggaagagaGTGATGACGATATGGGATTCTCACTCTTTGATTAGTGCAACTTTATATAcccaagtttttattttatggccTAATATTTCCAGAACTTTCTGCATTTGGGTTTTCCAGGTAGGTTAA